The DNA region CTTGGCGAATGAGCGCTCCACGCCCGACAGGGCATGGGTGGCCTGCACCACCTTCGCCCCACGGGTTTCCAGAACGGCGCGGGCGTCGGGCGGCATCAGGGTCTCGAAGGGTTTCCTGAATCCGCAGTGGTAGGTTACGGCGATCACCGAAAAACCGTCGAAAACGTCCAGCACCCTGTTGGCCGTGGCCCCCGTGGTGGTGGCCACCACCACTTCTTTCAGGCCCAGTTCAACTGCGCGTTCATGGGCGAGCCGGATGGCCGCGTCGGTGTTTTCTTTTCCGGGTGAATCGAACAGGTTGTTCATGTCCGCCTCCCTTGGGTATCAAGTATTGGGAATGCCTTATTTTAATCCTGCGGCCTGGCCTATGGCAAGGAATTCCGGATGTCGGCCAGTGCTTGCGGCGGATTAGGTAATTATCGGTTTCAAACCACGAAACCGCTGTCGCAGCCAGGATGGCCGCAAAAAAAAGAGGAAGCGCCCCTGGTATTTAATCTTCGGGCGCTTCCTCATGAACGGGGCCTGGATTTATGGTCCGGGCTGCGTCAAACTACATCAGGGTATTGATGAAGCACTTGGGAACCACCGGGGCGGGCGGAATGACCGCGCCCACTTCGTAGCGCCATATCACTCCGGCTCCCGCGTTGCCGCCCGCTTGGGTAATGCCGTAAAGGTAGGAGCCGGACAGGATGGGCGTTTCGGCATTCGGCCAGAAACCGTCGGAGCCTGCCACTGAAACGAATTCGTGAACAAGCGCAAATCCGGTCCCGTCGGTGGCGATGGAGAAAAGAACGCCGCTGTCGGCATCCCCGCCGAATTGAGTCGTGCCGTAGAGCTTCCCGTTCCTAAGCGCGAGTCCGCCGTATGGGCTTGATCCGTCGTTAACTCCTCCGGCGAATTCGTGCATAAGGGTGAAGCCGGTTCCATCCGTGTTCATGGAAAAAACGACGCCGAGGTCGGAGTCTCCGCCGGTGGGGGTCATGCCGTAGAGCTTGCTGCCAGAAACCAGAACCGAGGAGTACGGATTGTTTCCGTCGTTCACGCCCCCTGCAAACTCGTGAATAACGGTGTAAGCGGAGCCGTCCTTGTTCATCGAGAAAACGACGCCCCTGTTGGAGTCGCCCCCCTCGGAGGCCATGCCGTAAAACTTGGTTCCGGAAAGGGTCAGGGAACCCATGGGGTATTGGCCGTCGTCAACACCGCCCGTGAAGCCGTGCAGAAGCTGAAAACCGGTTCCGTCGGTCTTGACGGAAAAGATCGCACCTTTATAACTCACCGGCCACTGCGGATTTTGTTGTGCCATGCAGTAAATCCTGCCGTTGTCAAGAATGGGGGTTCCCACCGGAAATGCCGGGTCTGCCGGATCAAGGCCGAAGTCGTAAACCAGGGAAAATCCGGTCCCATCGGTGTTCATTGACCAAATTACACCACCGTTTGTTGTCCCTCCGAAGGTGGTTACGCCGTAAAGCTTGGTGCCGGAAAGTACCGGCGCTCCCTGCGGGTCCGCGCCGTCAGGCCCGCTGAAGCTGAAAAGCTGGGCGTAGCCGGTTCCGTCGATATTCGTGGAAAAGATGCTTCCCCGGTTGTTCGCTCCGCCGGTTGTCGTCATGCCATATAGCTTCGAGCCATCCGTGGCCATTTGCTGGCATGTTGAACCGGATCCTTCCAGAGGCTGGTCCTGCAAGTTATGAAGGATGGTGTACTTGGGGTCGGGGACCGGTCCCGGAATGGCCAGCAGGCCGGCCGCCGTTACGCACAGAGCGCAAAAAACGGCCAGGGTCAAAACGATTCTCTGTTTCATCAATATCTCCTTTTGAATTGAAATGTTGAGCCAATACCAATGCGGCTAATGGGTTGATTTCCGTCTGTTTAACCAAAAGCGTCCGTGACTGATCAGTGCCCGAGACTGTGATGAGGAAGGCACCGATATGCAAACAGGGCCTTTAGCCCAATAATTTTCTTATTTTTATAATATTAATTGTAGGCTCACAAGAATTAATTTGGTATTAGCGGATAACTGCTGAACAAAGTGAAAATTATTTTTATTAAAGAATAACTATTTGTAATTGCAATAAAACAGAAAGGCCCCGCAAGTTTTTAAGCCTTACGGGGCCTTCTGCAAAAAGCGGGATATTTCCTAGGGCTCTCCTAAGAGGCCTGATGCCTTCTCCAGATGCCCATAAGAAGCGCAATGGCGGCTTCCGGGTTTGGGGACTTGTTCACCGCACGAACCACGGCGAAGTTTCGCGCGCCATGCGAAATGACATCCGGCAGGTTTTTTTCGTCGATTCCGCCTATGGCCACCGCCGTGAGGGGGGATGAGCGGATGATTTCGCCCATCCTTTCAAGCCCAACCACCGGGTCCGGGTTTTCCTTGGTGGGGGTTGAAAAGACCGGGCCGACGCCTATATAGTCGGGCGCAAGGAGTCGCGCAGCCTTCTCCTGGTCCTCGTTGTGGGTGGAAAGCCCGAAGATTTTTCCGGGGGTTTTCCAGATGGACCGGGCCTCTGCAATATCCATATCCTCCTGGCCCAGGTGCACCCCGTCGGCGTCGGACTCCATCGCCACCCTCAAGTGGTCGTTCACGATGAAAACGGTTCCCGTGCCTGCGGTTATTTTCCGGAGAGCAAGGGCGGTCTTCAGCACCTCTGCTTCCGGGCGCTTTTTGATGCGAAGCTGAAGATACCGCACACCTTGCAACACCGCCGCGCGGGCGCAGGCCCCGTAACCCGCCACAGGGTCGGTGAGAATGAGGTAGAGACCGAATGCGTCAGGCATTCAAATCCTCCAGGATCATCTTTGCCACCTTGCGGCCCGAAAGGAACATCCCGCCGAAAATGGGGCCCATACGGAATCCGCCGGAGACGTTGTTGGCGGCCATGCCGCTTGCGTACAGGCCAGGGTAGAGGCGCTTGGTGTTCTCCACGGTGGAAGCCTCGCCAAGCTCCATCCACATGGGCTTTTCGCCCATTATTCCGCCGGTTTCGGTGTCAAGGCGGATTCCGGCCTTTTTTGACGCGACGTTGCAGATTTCAGCAGGATGCCCGGTTCCGTCCACAACGGCGCGGGTCATGATGACCAGGGGGTCGACGTGCAGGCCCTCGCGCAGAACCGATGTCCAGTTCACAACAAGCCCGCAGACCCTGTTCTCCCGCACCGCGATGTCTTCCACGGAAACCGAGTTGAAAAAGGTGACCCCCGCCTTTTTCGCGCCGAAGATGAGCCCTGAGGCCACCTCCACGGAATCCGCCGTATGGTAGCCGTCTCCGGCTGGGGCGTAGGAGATGCCGAAATCGTCCAGTATGGGAAGCGCCTCGTCCTGCACCACTATTTCATTGAAGAGCATTCCGCCGCCCCAGACTCCGCCGCCCGGCGCGAGCCTGCGCTCGAAAATTGCCACTTTTTTTCCGGCCTTTGCAAGG from Deltaproteobacteria bacterium includes:
- the thiE gene encoding thiamine phosphate synthase, which translates into the protein MPDAFGLYLILTDPVAGYGACARAAVLQGVRYLQLRIKKRPEAEVLKTALALRKITAGTGTVFIVNDHLRVAMESDADGVHLGQEDMDIAEARSIWKTPGKIFGLSTHNEDQEKAARLLAPDYIGVGPVFSTPTKENPDPVVGLERMGEIIRSSPLTAVAIGGIDEKNLPDVISHGARNFAVVRAVNKSPNPEAAIALLMGIWRRHQAS
- a CDS encoding thiazole biosynthesis protein, yielding MEEKITLAIVNSYFKKLKANLEIDVAIVGAGPSGLVAARDLAKAGKKVAIFERRLAPGGGVWGGGMLFNEIVVQDEALPILDDFGISYAPAGDGYHTADSVEVASGLIFGAKKAGVTFFNSVSVEDIAVRENRVCGLVVNWTSVLREGLHVDPLVIMTRAVVDGTGHPAEICNVASKKAGIRLDTETGGIMGEKPMWMELGEASTVENTKRLYPGLYASGMAANNVSGGFRMGPIFGGMFLSGRKVAKMILEDLNA